The Electrophorus electricus isolate fEleEle1 chromosome 15, fEleEle1.pri, whole genome shotgun sequence genome segment ATAAATGAGTCAATCGTGATCTATTTCAGCTATAATTTCTCAGAACTGTGAATGATTCAAACGgtaacattcattcattctttcatttatgcAATTAAAGTTTCTATGCATTAGCTGCTGTTATATATCAGCAttgtataatgtttaataagGCTGACTTggagaatgactgactgacaaaTGTTCTATGCGAAATAGGAGCGGTAAAATTCTGCAGTACTTTAATTCATTTAGTTATTAAATTTTTCACAAAAGCGAATATTCCGAAGGAAATGGCCTTCAGTTTTTGGCAGCTGGATGAATGTGCGCTCCGTCTTGAGTCTCCACTCTCTGGAAAAGGCActgcagaggagagaaggtgtGGTAGGGGCTGCTGACTGATGCCTGCCTTTGCCTGGGGGCCACTCATAAACACAGAGTGCACCTTTGCGCACAGGCAAACCTGCCCACGTGATGCACGCGCTGACTGCCTATAAAAGCACCTTTCACTATAGCAGAGCCACAGTGAGGAGGATTCTAGCATGAGGAGACCCTGAGAACTTGATACATAGCATTTCGTAGTGTATAGTGGACTGCAGCTTATCCATAGAGTCACCTGACTTGGCAAGAAGTTTGAAGCCCAGTTACTGAAAGCAGAGTTATTTCTCCAACCATGAGCTTGACAAGCATTGGCCCAGAGTCTGAATTTTCAGAAGACGAGCAGGTTTGTCTGCTAGGTCTGGAAGAGGACAGCGACTGTGAAGGCCCTTTGAAGAGGCCCTCTCCTGCATCAGAGAGCTGTCCCTGCCCTCGCTCCGGAGAGCCAGAGCAGACCCAGGTCTCCAAGAAACGCTGCCGGCCAGTGCGCTCCAAAGCCCGCAGGGTTGCGGCCAACGTGCGGGAGCGCAAGCGCATCCTGGACTACAACCAGGCCTTTGACGCCCTGCGCAAGGCTCTCAAGCACGACCTGAGTGGGAAACGCCTGTCTAAGATCGCCACGCTTCGCCGGGCGATCCACCGCATCTCCGTGCTGTCCATGATCCTGCAGGCTCGCCCGGAGGAACGAGCGGCCATGCCACCCTGCAGGCATCTGGAATGCCAGGACAGGCCAGAGGAGGAGACGACTGGTCCCAGGTTCCAGGACCTGGCAGAGAGATATGCCCAGTGCCGGCTGGAGCTCCAGGGCACCCAACCACACACCATGCCCCGCGAGATGCACTTATGCCGGGATAGTCCCGTGAACCCTCTAGCCCCATGTCCACCTTCTCCTCAGTATAACCCGGAGTCCCTCAGTACCCAGTCCTACATGACTCACAGACAATATGGTCACCCTCAGGAAGATCTGAGCTACCTCCGCTATGGTGGAGGCCCCAGATATCAGCATGGGTTTAAGGGAACATGTTATCTGAACCATGTGAACTGCTCCAGCTTTGCAGGTACTGCCTCTGTGCCTCTCCTCTGGCAGCAGGGTTACCAGCAGTACTCGGGATTCCAGCAGTATCTGAGCATTCGTTAACAAACCggccctgcaacacacacagtgtccaaGCTGAATGGACGTTTACCAGTTACAGACTATGCTGGTTGCAAAGAGTCTAGTTACCTTTTAGTTACCTTTTGTATTAGTATAAGCTGGGATGCATttgcttggaaaaaaaagaggtaTGTTTATCTTTCTGTAAAGATGGTCAAGCTAAATGTACTGTATATTCCAGCAAATAGGTGTGGAAAGTGTGCTGTCTTGAATTAGCTGTTAGTTTATTGTGCATGAAATCCACTCTTAAACGTTAGATTGAAAGTTCCACCTCATGTAGACTACTGTGAGAAATCGCAAAATGTcatatttgagagagagaaaattttttaaattatttttattatgcacAAATCTTAAGTAATGTAATTTATACAAGTCATCGTGCATTTCAAAGCAATTTATGTGCAGAtgtcatttaaacattaaataagcAGAAAGGAAATGCTTTGTGCTGATATACTACAAATATCGTTTTCTAGCAAAATATGCCCCAAAACATGATCATGTTCATACTCTTTGCCCTGGataatttgaatgaatattgcatatatattttagtgacaacacaaaaaataaatgtatatttaatatagaaAATATCTGTTTTACTAAAaattaaagcataaaaaaataaaattacccCTCTGTTATCTTACATGTAATGTATACTAAATGCTAAATTATGTAATtctatttttacagtttacagtgaGACTGCTGTAGACATTTCATACATTTGCAGGTCATGGGACATGAATGTTGCAACATGACACTTTTGACAAGGATGAGTTCACATTTCTGTCATCTTGTAACCATTAAGCCTGTATGAATTCCTCAGCTGAAATAAGATTTGATTTATTGCCAGTCTGTTATGagactcatatatatatatatatatatatatatatatatatatatatatatatatatatatatacactggaAGAGCTGCTGTTTAAACAGCCTCGTAAGTAAAAAGagatggaaaatatttattgacaaatatagtGCTTggctatatgtgtgtatgcatgcatgcacgtgttcTTGTGAGTTACACACTTAAATGTGCCACTGTTTATCAACAGTGGCACATTTAAGTGTGTAATTCAGTGTAAACCAG includes the following:
- the LOC113586320 gene encoding class A basic helix-loop-helix protein 9, translated to MSLTSIGPESEFSEDEQVCLLGLEEDSDCEGPLKRPSPASESCPCPRSGEPEQTQVSKKRCRPVRSKARRVAANVRERKRILDYNQAFDALRKALKHDLSGKRLSKIATLRRAIHRISVLSMILQARPEERAAMPPCRHLECQDRPEEETTGPRFQDLAERYAQCRLELQGTQPHTMPREMHLCRDSPVNPLAPCPPSPQYNPESLSTQSYMTHRQYGHPQEDLSYLRYGGGPRYQHGFKGTCYLNHVNCSSFAGTASVPLLWQQGYQQYSGFQQYLSIR